Proteins encoded in a region of the Heterodontus francisci isolate sHetFra1 chromosome 19, sHetFra1.hap1, whole genome shotgun sequence genome:
- the LOC137380224 gene encoding RNA-binding protein 5-like isoform X3 encodes MLNDCCYSKALEELSSQAVTMGYDKYDKRETSRSERSGRYGSEWNRDEHRESRGRRDYDYKDVDYRAPQNHRDYERDRRRSDYRNNDRHQDYRNYENSENCEDDNRYERPEGSQYYDGDYKDHDYRNDGTEERENKTIMLRGLLPSTTREDILEIFQDSDEFQPKDVRVMKCKVSGQSRGFAFVEFNHLQDATRWMEANQQRCLTILGKSVSMHYSTKPFEDWSCNKCGVTNFKRRERCFKCDAQKPETEEEQVRVQGEPFMSDYANDTIILRNIGPHTSMESILSALAPYAVLSAANVRLIKDKQTQLNRGFAFVQLDSSFEASHLIQILLALQPPLNIDGRTINVDFAKSLKKDHILSDGNKISSSTVAITAIAAAQWSSSQVQQGSEDGNIDYSYFQPGQDGYNQYEQMSYSQDYGQQSGSVDSTQQGLAVYQAPAVISAPPTVAKSATISQESQSYQSQNQSETLQTGQSPHTDTTPPHGSSDSKETSYPVPDVSTYQYDESSGFYYDAQTGFYYDPNSQYYYNAQTQQYMYWDGEKQTYLPAPDQTAQQNIKTTTGTKSKEGKEKKEKPKSRTAQQIAKDMERWAKSLNKQKDNVKTALQMIASKEEERRESAAADAGFALFEKRGMMERQPMVLEPFSGLVEHLRDDDESPLKRKSSPLQGLVASYSGESDDEEQETIQDLEEKLTDWNKIACLLCRRQFPNREALTRHQQLSDLHRQNLEIRRRSRMSDRELEALEKTENEMKYRDRAAERREKYGIPEPPEPKRKRFNNAAVIDFEQPTKNGINSDNIGSRMLQAMGWKEGSGLGRNQQGITAPIQAQTRMKGAGLGARGSSYGVTTSDSYKDAVKKAMFTRFNELE; translated from the exons ATGCTGAATG ATTGCTGCTACTCAAAAGCTTTGGAAGAGCTGAGTTCACAAGCAGTTACAATGGGCTATGACAAATATGATAAACG TGAAACCAGTCGAAGTGAGCGGAGTGGTCGTTATGGCTCTGAATGGAACAGAGATGAGCATAGAGAGTCACGCGGTAGACGTGACTATGATTATAAGGATGTTGATTATCGTGCTCCACAAAATCACAGAGACTATGAACGTGATAGACGCCGCAGTGACTATCGGAATAATGACCGCCATCAAGATTACAGGAACTACGAGAATTCTGAG AATTGTGAAGATGACAACAGATACGAAAGACCTGAGGGAAGCCAGTACTATGATGGTGATTACAAGGACCATGATTACAGAAACGATGGAACTGAAGAGAGGGAGAACAAAACAATTATGTTAAGAGGTCTTCTGCCATCAACAACCAGGGAGGAT ATTCTTGAAATATTTCAGGACAGTGATGAATTTCAGCCCAAAGACGTGCGAGTGATGAAGTGTAAAGTATCAG GTCAAAGCCGTGGTTTCGCCTTCGTGGAGTTTAATCACTTGCAGGACGCAACAAGATGGATGGAAGCCAACCAG CAGCGTTGTCTCACAATTCTTGGAAAGTCCGTCTCGATGCATTACAGCACAAAGCCTTTTGAAGACTGGAGTTGCAACAAG TGTGGAGTAACGAACTTCAAGCGACGAGAAAGATGCTTTAAATGTGATGCTCAGAAGCCTG AAACCGAAGAAGAGCAAGTTCGTGTGCAAGGTGAACCATTTATGTCTGACTATGCAAACGACA CGATTATTTTAAGAAACATAGGCCCACATACATCAATGGAATCTATCCTGAGTGCATTGGCTCCATATGCTGTGCTGTCTGCTGCAAATGTCAGGTTGATCAAGGACAAACAGACCCAATTAAACAGGGGGTTCGCCTTTGTTCAGCTGGATTCATCTTTT GAAGCTTCCCATCTTATTCAGATACTGCTTGCGCTACAGCCGCCATTAAACATTGATGGTCGGACTATTAACGTTGATTTTGCCAAATCTTTAAAGAA GGACCATATCCTTTCTGATGGTAATAAGATCAGTTCGTCAACTGTTGCGATCACAGCTATAGCTGCAGCCCAGTGGTCGTCAAGCCAG gtgcagcagggaTCAGAAGATGGAAACATTGACTACAGCTACTTCCAGCCAGGACAGGATGGCTACAATCAGTATGAACAA ATGTCATATTCTCAAGACTATGGACAGCAAAGTGGCTCAGTGGATTCCACCCAACAAGGACTGGCAGTCTACCAGGCACCTGCAGTAATCTCGG CTCCTCCTACAGTTGCTAAATCTGCAACAATTTCCCAGGAGAGTCAGTCCTACCAGTCACAGAATCAGTCTGAG ACACTGCAAACAGGCCAGTCTCCACATACAGATACAACCCCACCACATGGTTCTTCAGATTCTAAGGAGACAAGTTATC CTGTACCAGATGTGTCCACTTATCAATATGATGAATCATCTGGATTTTACTATGATGCGCAGACTGGATTCTACTATGACCCAAATTCCCAG TACTATTACAATGCACAGACTCAGCAGTACATGTATTGGGATGGAGAGAAACAGACTTATTTGCCTGCCCCAGATCAAACTGCACAGCAAAACATTAAAACAACCACTGGGACTAAAAGCAAAGAGGGAAAAGAGAAGAAGGAAAAACCCAAGAGCAGGACAGCGCAACAG ATTGCCAAAGACATGGAACGATGGGCTAAGAGTCTGAATAAACAGAAAGATAATGTCAAAACCGCCTTGCAGATGATTGCATCGAaagaggaagagaggagagagTCTGCAGCGGCTGATGCAGGATTTGCTTTGTTTGAGAAAAGG GGAATGATGGAACGGCAGCCAATGGTACTTGAACCTTTCAGCGGTCTTGTGGAACACCTACGAGATGATGATGAAAGTCCATTAAAG AGAAAGTCAAGTCCACTGCAGGGACTTGTAGCATCATACAGTGGAGAGAGTGATGACGAAGAGCAAGAGACAATTCAAGACCTGGAAGAAAAGCTGACCGATTGGAACAAAATAGCCTGTCTGCTGTGCAGAAGACAGTTTCCCAACAGAGAGGCACTTACTCGACATCAGCAACTCTCTGACCTGCACAGG CAAAATTTAGAGATCCGTAGAAGGTCGAGAATGTCTGATCGAGAACTCGAGGCattagaaaaaacagaaaatgag atgaaatacagagacagggcaGCAGAAAGAAGAGAGAAGTATGGAATCCCAGAGCCTCCAGAACCCAAGAGGAAGCGGTTTAATAATGCTGCTGTAAT TGACTTTGAGCAACCAACAAAAAATGGTATTAACAGCGACAACATTGGGAGCCGGATGCTACAGGCTATGGGTTGGAAAGAAGGCTCTGGGTTAGGTCGAAATCAGCAAGGTATTACAGCACCTATACAG GCTCAAACAAGGATGAAGGGTGCTGGTTTGGGAGCTCGAGGAAGTTCATATGGTGTTACTACTTCAGATTCCTACAAAGACGCTGTTAAAAAAGCTATGTTTACAAGATTTAATGAATTGGAGTAA
- the LOC137380224 gene encoding RNA-binding protein 5-like isoform X2 encodes MLNDCCYSKALEELSSQAVTMGYDKYDKRETSRSERSGRYGSEWNRDEHRESRGRRDYDYKDVDYRAPQNHRDYERDRRRSDYRNNDRHQDYRNYENSENCEDDNRYERPEGSQYYDGDYKDHDYRNDGTEERENKTIMLRGLLPSTTREDILEIFQDSDEFQPKDVRVMKCKVSGQSRGFAFVEFNHLQDATRWMEANQRCLTILGKSVSMHYSTKPFEDWSCNKCGVTNFKRRERCFKCDAQKPETEEEQVRVQGEPFMSDYANDTIILRNIGPHTSMESILSALAPYAVLSAANVRLIKDKQTQLNRGFAFVQLDSSFEASHLIQILLALQPPLNIDGRTINVDFAKSLKKDHILSDGNKISSSTVAITAIAAAQWSSSQVQQGSEDGNIDYSYFQPGQDGYNQYEQMSYSQDYGQQSGSVDSTQQGLAVYQAPAVISAPPTVAKSATISQESQSYQSQNQSEISSFQTLQTGQSPHTDTTPPHGSSDSKETSYPVPDVSTYQYDESSGFYYDAQTGFYYDPNSQYYYNAQTQQYMYWDGEKQTYLPAPDQTAQQNIKTTTGTKSKEGKEKKEKPKSRTAQQIAKDMERWAKSLNKQKDNVKTALQMIASKEEERRESAAADAGFALFEKRGMMERQPMVLEPFSGLVEHLRDDDESPLKRKSSPLQGLVASYSGESDDEEQETIQDLEEKLTDWNKIACLLCRRQFPNREALTRHQQLSDLHRQNLEIRRRSRMSDRELEALEKTENEMKYRDRAAERREKYGIPEPPEPKRKRFNNAAVIDFEQPTKNGINSDNIGSRMLQAMGWKEGSGLGRNQQGITAPIQAQTRMKGAGLGARGSSYGVTTSDSYKDAVKKAMFTRFNELE; translated from the exons ATGCTGAATG ATTGCTGCTACTCAAAAGCTTTGGAAGAGCTGAGTTCACAAGCAGTTACAATGGGCTATGACAAATATGATAAACG TGAAACCAGTCGAAGTGAGCGGAGTGGTCGTTATGGCTCTGAATGGAACAGAGATGAGCATAGAGAGTCACGCGGTAGACGTGACTATGATTATAAGGATGTTGATTATCGTGCTCCACAAAATCACAGAGACTATGAACGTGATAGACGCCGCAGTGACTATCGGAATAATGACCGCCATCAAGATTACAGGAACTACGAGAATTCTGAG AATTGTGAAGATGACAACAGATACGAAAGACCTGAGGGAAGCCAGTACTATGATGGTGATTACAAGGACCATGATTACAGAAACGATGGAACTGAAGAGAGGGAGAACAAAACAATTATGTTAAGAGGTCTTCTGCCATCAACAACCAGGGAGGAT ATTCTTGAAATATTTCAGGACAGTGATGAATTTCAGCCCAAAGACGTGCGAGTGATGAAGTGTAAAGTATCAG GTCAAAGCCGTGGTTTCGCCTTCGTGGAGTTTAATCACTTGCAGGACGCAACAAGATGGATGGAAGCCAACCAG CGTTGTCTCACAATTCTTGGAAAGTCCGTCTCGATGCATTACAGCACAAAGCCTTTTGAAGACTGGAGTTGCAACAAG TGTGGAGTAACGAACTTCAAGCGACGAGAAAGATGCTTTAAATGTGATGCTCAGAAGCCTG AAACCGAAGAAGAGCAAGTTCGTGTGCAAGGTGAACCATTTATGTCTGACTATGCAAACGACA CGATTATTTTAAGAAACATAGGCCCACATACATCAATGGAATCTATCCTGAGTGCATTGGCTCCATATGCTGTGCTGTCTGCTGCAAATGTCAGGTTGATCAAGGACAAACAGACCCAATTAAACAGGGGGTTCGCCTTTGTTCAGCTGGATTCATCTTTT GAAGCTTCCCATCTTATTCAGATACTGCTTGCGCTACAGCCGCCATTAAACATTGATGGTCGGACTATTAACGTTGATTTTGCCAAATCTTTAAAGAA GGACCATATCCTTTCTGATGGTAATAAGATCAGTTCGTCAACTGTTGCGATCACAGCTATAGCTGCAGCCCAGTGGTCGTCAAGCCAG gtgcagcagggaTCAGAAGATGGAAACATTGACTACAGCTACTTCCAGCCAGGACAGGATGGCTACAATCAGTATGAACAA ATGTCATATTCTCAAGACTATGGACAGCAAAGTGGCTCAGTGGATTCCACCCAACAAGGACTGGCAGTCTACCAGGCACCTGCAGTAATCTCGG CTCCTCCTACAGTTGCTAAATCTGCAACAATTTCCCAGGAGAGTCAGTCCTACCAGTCACAGAATCAGTCTGAG ATAAGTTCTTTTCAGACACTGCAAACAGGCCAGTCTCCACATACAGATACAACCCCACCACATGGTTCTTCAGATTCTAAGGAGACAAGTTATC CTGTACCAGATGTGTCCACTTATCAATATGATGAATCATCTGGATTTTACTATGATGCGCAGACTGGATTCTACTATGACCCAAATTCCCAG TACTATTACAATGCACAGACTCAGCAGTACATGTATTGGGATGGAGAGAAACAGACTTATTTGCCTGCCCCAGATCAAACTGCACAGCAAAACATTAAAACAACCACTGGGACTAAAAGCAAAGAGGGAAAAGAGAAGAAGGAAAAACCCAAGAGCAGGACAGCGCAACAG ATTGCCAAAGACATGGAACGATGGGCTAAGAGTCTGAATAAACAGAAAGATAATGTCAAAACCGCCTTGCAGATGATTGCATCGAaagaggaagagaggagagagTCTGCAGCGGCTGATGCAGGATTTGCTTTGTTTGAGAAAAGG GGAATGATGGAACGGCAGCCAATGGTACTTGAACCTTTCAGCGGTCTTGTGGAACACCTACGAGATGATGATGAAAGTCCATTAAAG AGAAAGTCAAGTCCACTGCAGGGACTTGTAGCATCATACAGTGGAGAGAGTGATGACGAAGAGCAAGAGACAATTCAAGACCTGGAAGAAAAGCTGACCGATTGGAACAAAATAGCCTGTCTGCTGTGCAGAAGACAGTTTCCCAACAGAGAGGCACTTACTCGACATCAGCAACTCTCTGACCTGCACAGG CAAAATTTAGAGATCCGTAGAAGGTCGAGAATGTCTGATCGAGAACTCGAGGCattagaaaaaacagaaaatgag atgaaatacagagacagggcaGCAGAAAGAAGAGAGAAGTATGGAATCCCAGAGCCTCCAGAACCCAAGAGGAAGCGGTTTAATAATGCTGCTGTAAT TGACTTTGAGCAACCAACAAAAAATGGTATTAACAGCGACAACATTGGGAGCCGGATGCTACAGGCTATGGGTTGGAAAGAAGGCTCTGGGTTAGGTCGAAATCAGCAAGGTATTACAGCACCTATACAG GCTCAAACAAGGATGAAGGGTGCTGGTTTGGGAGCTCGAGGAAGTTCATATGGTGTTACTACTTCAGATTCCTACAAAGACGCTGTTAAAAAAGCTATGTTTACAAGATTTAATGAATTGGAGTAA
- the LOC137380224 gene encoding RNA-binding protein 5-like isoform X4 codes for MGYDKYDKRETSRSERSGRYGSEWNRDEHRESRGRRDYDYKDVDYRAPQNHRDYERDRRRSDYRNNDRHQDYRNYENSENCEDDNRYERPEGSQYYDGDYKDHDYRNDGTEERENKTIMLRGLLPSTTREDILEIFQDSDEFQPKDVRVMKCKVSGQSRGFAFVEFNHLQDATRWMEANQQRCLTILGKSVSMHYSTKPFEDWSCNKCGVTNFKRRERCFKCDAQKPETEEEQVRVQGEPFMSDYANDTIILRNIGPHTSMESILSALAPYAVLSAANVRLIKDKQTQLNRGFAFVQLDSSFEASHLIQILLALQPPLNIDGRTINVDFAKSLKKDHILSDGNKISSSTVAITAIAAAQWSSSQVQQGSEDGNIDYSYFQPGQDGYNQYEQMSYSQDYGQQSGSVDSTQQGLAVYQAPAVISAPPTVAKSATISQESQSYQSQNQSEISSFQTLQTGQSPHTDTTPPHGSSDSKETSYPVPDVSTYQYDESSGFYYDAQTGFYYDPNSQYYYNAQTQQYMYWDGEKQTYLPAPDQTAQQNIKTTTGTKSKEGKEKKEKPKSRTAQQIAKDMERWAKSLNKQKDNVKTALQMIASKEEERRESAAADAGFALFEKRGMMERQPMVLEPFSGLVEHLRDDDESPLKRKSSPLQGLVASYSGESDDEEQETIQDLEEKLTDWNKIACLLCRRQFPNREALTRHQQLSDLHRQNLEIRRRSRMSDRELEALEKTENEMKYRDRAAERREKYGIPEPPEPKRKRFNNAAVIDFEQPTKNGINSDNIGSRMLQAMGWKEGSGLGRNQQGITAPIQAQTRMKGAGLGARGSSYGVTTSDSYKDAVKKAMFTRFNELE; via the exons ATGGGCTATGACAAATATGATAAACG TGAAACCAGTCGAAGTGAGCGGAGTGGTCGTTATGGCTCTGAATGGAACAGAGATGAGCATAGAGAGTCACGCGGTAGACGTGACTATGATTATAAGGATGTTGATTATCGTGCTCCACAAAATCACAGAGACTATGAACGTGATAGACGCCGCAGTGACTATCGGAATAATGACCGCCATCAAGATTACAGGAACTACGAGAATTCTGAG AATTGTGAAGATGACAACAGATACGAAAGACCTGAGGGAAGCCAGTACTATGATGGTGATTACAAGGACCATGATTACAGAAACGATGGAACTGAAGAGAGGGAGAACAAAACAATTATGTTAAGAGGTCTTCTGCCATCAACAACCAGGGAGGAT ATTCTTGAAATATTTCAGGACAGTGATGAATTTCAGCCCAAAGACGTGCGAGTGATGAAGTGTAAAGTATCAG GTCAAAGCCGTGGTTTCGCCTTCGTGGAGTTTAATCACTTGCAGGACGCAACAAGATGGATGGAAGCCAACCAG CAGCGTTGTCTCACAATTCTTGGAAAGTCCGTCTCGATGCATTACAGCACAAAGCCTTTTGAAGACTGGAGTTGCAACAAG TGTGGAGTAACGAACTTCAAGCGACGAGAAAGATGCTTTAAATGTGATGCTCAGAAGCCTG AAACCGAAGAAGAGCAAGTTCGTGTGCAAGGTGAACCATTTATGTCTGACTATGCAAACGACA CGATTATTTTAAGAAACATAGGCCCACATACATCAATGGAATCTATCCTGAGTGCATTGGCTCCATATGCTGTGCTGTCTGCTGCAAATGTCAGGTTGATCAAGGACAAACAGACCCAATTAAACAGGGGGTTCGCCTTTGTTCAGCTGGATTCATCTTTT GAAGCTTCCCATCTTATTCAGATACTGCTTGCGCTACAGCCGCCATTAAACATTGATGGTCGGACTATTAACGTTGATTTTGCCAAATCTTTAAAGAA GGACCATATCCTTTCTGATGGTAATAAGATCAGTTCGTCAACTGTTGCGATCACAGCTATAGCTGCAGCCCAGTGGTCGTCAAGCCAG gtgcagcagggaTCAGAAGATGGAAACATTGACTACAGCTACTTCCAGCCAGGACAGGATGGCTACAATCAGTATGAACAA ATGTCATATTCTCAAGACTATGGACAGCAAAGTGGCTCAGTGGATTCCACCCAACAAGGACTGGCAGTCTACCAGGCACCTGCAGTAATCTCGG CTCCTCCTACAGTTGCTAAATCTGCAACAATTTCCCAGGAGAGTCAGTCCTACCAGTCACAGAATCAGTCTGAG ATAAGTTCTTTTCAGACACTGCAAACAGGCCAGTCTCCACATACAGATACAACCCCACCACATGGTTCTTCAGATTCTAAGGAGACAAGTTATC CTGTACCAGATGTGTCCACTTATCAATATGATGAATCATCTGGATTTTACTATGATGCGCAGACTGGATTCTACTATGACCCAAATTCCCAG TACTATTACAATGCACAGACTCAGCAGTACATGTATTGGGATGGAGAGAAACAGACTTATTTGCCTGCCCCAGATCAAACTGCACAGCAAAACATTAAAACAACCACTGGGACTAAAAGCAAAGAGGGAAAAGAGAAGAAGGAAAAACCCAAGAGCAGGACAGCGCAACAG ATTGCCAAAGACATGGAACGATGGGCTAAGAGTCTGAATAAACAGAAAGATAATGTCAAAACCGCCTTGCAGATGATTGCATCGAaagaggaagagaggagagagTCTGCAGCGGCTGATGCAGGATTTGCTTTGTTTGAGAAAAGG GGAATGATGGAACGGCAGCCAATGGTACTTGAACCTTTCAGCGGTCTTGTGGAACACCTACGAGATGATGATGAAAGTCCATTAAAG AGAAAGTCAAGTCCACTGCAGGGACTTGTAGCATCATACAGTGGAGAGAGTGATGACGAAGAGCAAGAGACAATTCAAGACCTGGAAGAAAAGCTGACCGATTGGAACAAAATAGCCTGTCTGCTGTGCAGAAGACAGTTTCCCAACAGAGAGGCACTTACTCGACATCAGCAACTCTCTGACCTGCACAGG CAAAATTTAGAGATCCGTAGAAGGTCGAGAATGTCTGATCGAGAACTCGAGGCattagaaaaaacagaaaatgag atgaaatacagagacagggcaGCAGAAAGAAGAGAGAAGTATGGAATCCCAGAGCCTCCAGAACCCAAGAGGAAGCGGTTTAATAATGCTGCTGTAAT TGACTTTGAGCAACCAACAAAAAATGGTATTAACAGCGACAACATTGGGAGCCGGATGCTACAGGCTATGGGTTGGAAAGAAGGCTCTGGGTTAGGTCGAAATCAGCAAGGTATTACAGCACCTATACAG GCTCAAACAAGGATGAAGGGTGCTGGTTTGGGAGCTCGAGGAAGTTCATATGGTGTTACTACTTCAGATTCCTACAAAGACGCTGTTAAAAAAGCTATGTTTACAAGATTTAATGAATTGGAGTAA
- the LOC137380224 gene encoding RNA-binding protein 5-like isoform X1 — translation MLNDCCYSKALEELSSQAVTMGYDKYDKRETSRSERSGRYGSEWNRDEHRESRGRRDYDYKDVDYRAPQNHRDYERDRRRSDYRNNDRHQDYRNYENSENCEDDNRYERPEGSQYYDGDYKDHDYRNDGTEERENKTIMLRGLLPSTTREDILEIFQDSDEFQPKDVRVMKCKVSGQSRGFAFVEFNHLQDATRWMEANQQRCLTILGKSVSMHYSTKPFEDWSCNKCGVTNFKRRERCFKCDAQKPETEEEQVRVQGEPFMSDYANDTIILRNIGPHTSMESILSALAPYAVLSAANVRLIKDKQTQLNRGFAFVQLDSSFEASHLIQILLALQPPLNIDGRTINVDFAKSLKKDHILSDGNKISSSTVAITAIAAAQWSSSQVQQGSEDGNIDYSYFQPGQDGYNQYEQMSYSQDYGQQSGSVDSTQQGLAVYQAPAVISAPPTVAKSATISQESQSYQSQNQSEISSFQTLQTGQSPHTDTTPPHGSSDSKETSYPVPDVSTYQYDESSGFYYDAQTGFYYDPNSQYYYNAQTQQYMYWDGEKQTYLPAPDQTAQQNIKTTTGTKSKEGKEKKEKPKSRTAQQIAKDMERWAKSLNKQKDNVKTALQMIASKEEERRESAAADAGFALFEKRGMMERQPMVLEPFSGLVEHLRDDDESPLKRKSSPLQGLVASYSGESDDEEQETIQDLEEKLTDWNKIACLLCRRQFPNREALTRHQQLSDLHRQNLEIRRRSRMSDRELEALEKTENEMKYRDRAAERREKYGIPEPPEPKRKRFNNAAVIDFEQPTKNGINSDNIGSRMLQAMGWKEGSGLGRNQQGITAPIQAQTRMKGAGLGARGSSYGVTTSDSYKDAVKKAMFTRFNELE, via the exons ATGCTGAATG ATTGCTGCTACTCAAAAGCTTTGGAAGAGCTGAGTTCACAAGCAGTTACAATGGGCTATGACAAATATGATAAACG TGAAACCAGTCGAAGTGAGCGGAGTGGTCGTTATGGCTCTGAATGGAACAGAGATGAGCATAGAGAGTCACGCGGTAGACGTGACTATGATTATAAGGATGTTGATTATCGTGCTCCACAAAATCACAGAGACTATGAACGTGATAGACGCCGCAGTGACTATCGGAATAATGACCGCCATCAAGATTACAGGAACTACGAGAATTCTGAG AATTGTGAAGATGACAACAGATACGAAAGACCTGAGGGAAGCCAGTACTATGATGGTGATTACAAGGACCATGATTACAGAAACGATGGAACTGAAGAGAGGGAGAACAAAACAATTATGTTAAGAGGTCTTCTGCCATCAACAACCAGGGAGGAT ATTCTTGAAATATTTCAGGACAGTGATGAATTTCAGCCCAAAGACGTGCGAGTGATGAAGTGTAAAGTATCAG GTCAAAGCCGTGGTTTCGCCTTCGTGGAGTTTAATCACTTGCAGGACGCAACAAGATGGATGGAAGCCAACCAG CAGCGTTGTCTCACAATTCTTGGAAAGTCCGTCTCGATGCATTACAGCACAAAGCCTTTTGAAGACTGGAGTTGCAACAAG TGTGGAGTAACGAACTTCAAGCGACGAGAAAGATGCTTTAAATGTGATGCTCAGAAGCCTG AAACCGAAGAAGAGCAAGTTCGTGTGCAAGGTGAACCATTTATGTCTGACTATGCAAACGACA CGATTATTTTAAGAAACATAGGCCCACATACATCAATGGAATCTATCCTGAGTGCATTGGCTCCATATGCTGTGCTGTCTGCTGCAAATGTCAGGTTGATCAAGGACAAACAGACCCAATTAAACAGGGGGTTCGCCTTTGTTCAGCTGGATTCATCTTTT GAAGCTTCCCATCTTATTCAGATACTGCTTGCGCTACAGCCGCCATTAAACATTGATGGTCGGACTATTAACGTTGATTTTGCCAAATCTTTAAAGAA GGACCATATCCTTTCTGATGGTAATAAGATCAGTTCGTCAACTGTTGCGATCACAGCTATAGCTGCAGCCCAGTGGTCGTCAAGCCAG gtgcagcagggaTCAGAAGATGGAAACATTGACTACAGCTACTTCCAGCCAGGACAGGATGGCTACAATCAGTATGAACAA ATGTCATATTCTCAAGACTATGGACAGCAAAGTGGCTCAGTGGATTCCACCCAACAAGGACTGGCAGTCTACCAGGCACCTGCAGTAATCTCGG CTCCTCCTACAGTTGCTAAATCTGCAACAATTTCCCAGGAGAGTCAGTCCTACCAGTCACAGAATCAGTCTGAG ATAAGTTCTTTTCAGACACTGCAAACAGGCCAGTCTCCACATACAGATACAACCCCACCACATGGTTCTTCAGATTCTAAGGAGACAAGTTATC CTGTACCAGATGTGTCCACTTATCAATATGATGAATCATCTGGATTTTACTATGATGCGCAGACTGGATTCTACTATGACCCAAATTCCCAG TACTATTACAATGCACAGACTCAGCAGTACATGTATTGGGATGGAGAGAAACAGACTTATTTGCCTGCCCCAGATCAAACTGCACAGCAAAACATTAAAACAACCACTGGGACTAAAAGCAAAGAGGGAAAAGAGAAGAAGGAAAAACCCAAGAGCAGGACAGCGCAACAG ATTGCCAAAGACATGGAACGATGGGCTAAGAGTCTGAATAAACAGAAAGATAATGTCAAAACCGCCTTGCAGATGATTGCATCGAaagaggaagagaggagagagTCTGCAGCGGCTGATGCAGGATTTGCTTTGTTTGAGAAAAGG GGAATGATGGAACGGCAGCCAATGGTACTTGAACCTTTCAGCGGTCTTGTGGAACACCTACGAGATGATGATGAAAGTCCATTAAAG AGAAAGTCAAGTCCACTGCAGGGACTTGTAGCATCATACAGTGGAGAGAGTGATGACGAAGAGCAAGAGACAATTCAAGACCTGGAAGAAAAGCTGACCGATTGGAACAAAATAGCCTGTCTGCTGTGCAGAAGACAGTTTCCCAACAGAGAGGCACTTACTCGACATCAGCAACTCTCTGACCTGCACAGG CAAAATTTAGAGATCCGTAGAAGGTCGAGAATGTCTGATCGAGAACTCGAGGCattagaaaaaacagaaaatgag atgaaatacagagacagggcaGCAGAAAGAAGAGAGAAGTATGGAATCCCAGAGCCTCCAGAACCCAAGAGGAAGCGGTTTAATAATGCTGCTGTAAT TGACTTTGAGCAACCAACAAAAAATGGTATTAACAGCGACAACATTGGGAGCCGGATGCTACAGGCTATGGGTTGGAAAGAAGGCTCTGGGTTAGGTCGAAATCAGCAAGGTATTACAGCACCTATACAG GCTCAAACAAGGATGAAGGGTGCTGGTTTGGGAGCTCGAGGAAGTTCATATGGTGTTACTACTTCAGATTCCTACAAAGACGCTGTTAAAAAAGCTATGTTTACAAGATTTAATGAATTGGAGTAA